A genomic region of Chlorobaculum parvum NCIB 8327 contains the following coding sequences:
- the feoB gene encoding Fe(2+) transporter permease subunit FeoB has protein sequence MELAAQKQRTSAKALASPLQRIVAVVGNPNCGKTTLFNALTGLNQRVGNWPGVTVDKKTGRFRHDGEEYELVDLPGIYSLSSLSQDEEVARSYILSGEAGLVVNIVDASNPDRNLYLTSRLLEMGVPVVVALNMVDSAEERGISVDPARLSSLLGCPVIPMVASRGEGVAELKAAIAKGFTTGGASAPGSKVRFPAELDEAIRRVAESTANHARAFGYDPGWFAMKLLEHDHELEARLDGATRSSLAEERERTADALGDDPDIVIADAHYRLVSDLSAAAITRKESTEKSLSDKIDSLVLNRFLGIPLFLGVMYLMFLFTINLGGAFIDFFDIAAGALFVDGFGRVLGAVGSPEWLTVLLASGVGGALQTMATFIPPIGFMFIFLSILEDSGYMARAAYVMDRGMRAVGLPGKAFIPLLVGFGCNVPAIMSARTMSDERDRIMTVMMTPFMSCGARMPVYALFAAAFFPTGGQNLVFLLYLMGIAVAIMTGFILKKTLLKGDPSPFIMEMPPYHLPTFKGVALRVGDRLGSFLVKAGKVLVPVIVVLGFMNSIGTDGSFGNEESDNSVLAATGKALVPVFQPFGVQEENWPAAVGLFTGVFAKEAVVGTLDNLYAAMDANDMADGSDEGFSLMASLGEAFATIPENLAGIAGSLLDPLGINVGDRGAVAEEQGVGSSIFGSMVNLFDGTAGAFAYLVFILLYFPCVAAIAAVYRETNLAWTLFAGAWTTGLAYVFAVLSYQIGTWGAHPGTSAAWVAVMLLVLAVAVTLMYLAGNGAFSKREGA, from the coding sequence ATGGAACTGGCTGCACAGAAACAACGGACGAGCGCGAAGGCTCTGGCCTCGCCGCTCCAGCGAATCGTGGCCGTGGTGGGCAATCCCAACTGTGGCAAGACGACGCTCTTCAACGCCCTGACCGGGCTGAACCAGCGGGTCGGCAACTGGCCGGGCGTGACGGTCGATAAAAAGACAGGGCGCTTCCGCCACGACGGCGAGGAATACGAGCTGGTCGATCTGCCCGGCATCTACTCGCTCTCGTCGCTTTCGCAGGACGAAGAGGTGGCGCGAAGCTACATCCTCTCCGGGGAGGCGGGACTTGTCGTCAACATCGTCGATGCCTCGAATCCCGACCGAAACCTCTACCTCACCAGCCGTCTGCTCGAAATGGGCGTGCCAGTAGTGGTGGCGCTCAACATGGTCGATTCGGCGGAAGAGCGCGGCATTTCGGTCGATCCGGCGCGGCTCTCGTCGCTGCTCGGCTGTCCGGTCATTCCGATGGTGGCGTCGCGCGGCGAAGGAGTCGCGGAGCTGAAAGCGGCCATCGCGAAAGGGTTTACGACCGGCGGGGCTTCCGCGCCTGGATCGAAGGTGCGCTTTCCAGCGGAGCTTGACGAGGCGATCCGACGGGTTGCCGAATCGACCGCCAACCACGCTCGCGCTTTCGGCTACGATCCCGGCTGGTTCGCCATGAAGCTGCTCGAACACGACCACGAGCTGGAGGCGCGGCTCGACGGTGCGACCCGTTCGTCGCTCGCCGAGGAGCGGGAGCGGACTGCCGATGCGCTTGGCGACGATCCCGACATCGTCATCGCCGATGCGCACTACCGGCTCGTCTCCGACCTTTCGGCGGCAGCCATCACCCGCAAGGAGAGCACCGAAAAGTCGCTCTCCGACAAGATCGACTCGCTGGTGCTGAACCGCTTTCTCGGCATTCCGCTCTTCCTTGGCGTAATGTACCTGATGTTCCTCTTTACGATCAATCTCGGCGGTGCGTTCATCGACTTTTTCGACATCGCCGCCGGTGCGCTCTTCGTCGATGGATTCGGTCGCGTACTCGGAGCGGTCGGTTCGCCCGAATGGCTCACGGTGCTGCTCGCCAGCGGCGTTGGCGGGGCGTTGCAGACGATGGCCACCTTCATTCCGCCCATCGGCTTCATGTTCATCTTCCTGTCGATTCTCGAAGACTCCGGCTACATGGCCCGCGCGGCATACGTGATGGATCGCGGGATGCGGGCCGTCGGCCTGCCCGGCAAGGCGTTCATTCCGCTGCTGGTCGGCTTCGGCTGCAACGTTCCGGCGATCATGTCCGCCCGCACGATGAGCGACGAGCGCGACCGAATCATGACGGTGATGATGACGCCGTTCATGTCTTGCGGCGCGAGGATGCCGGTCTATGCGCTCTTTGCGGCGGCCTTCTTCCCGACCGGCGGGCAGAACCTTGTGTTTCTGCTCTACCTGATGGGCATCGCCGTGGCGATCATGACCGGCTTCATCCTCAAAAAAACGCTGCTCAAAGGTGATCCGTCCCCCTTCATCATGGAGATGCCGCCCTACCACCTGCCGACCTTCAAAGGCGTTGCGCTCCGCGTCGGCGACCGGCTCGGCTCGTTCCTTGTCAAGGCAGGCAAGGTGCTGGTACCGGTGATCGTGGTGCTCGGCTTCATGAACTCCATCGGCACCGACGGCAGCTTCGGCAACGAGGAGAGCGACAACTCCGTGCTTGCCGCCACCGGCAAGGCGCTCGTGCCGGTGTTCCAGCCCTTCGGCGTGCAGGAGGAGAACTGGCCCGCCGCCGTCGGTCTCTTCACCGGCGTCTTCGCCAAGGAGGCGGTGGTCGGCACGCTCGACAATCTCTACGCGGCGATGGATGCGAACGACATGGCTGACGGTTCAGACGAAGGCTTCAGCCTCATGGCGAGCCTCGGCGAAGCGTTCGCCACGATTCCGGAGAATCTGGCGGGCATCGCCGGATCGCTGCTCGATCCGCTTGGCATCAACGTCGGCGACCGGGGCGCGGTGGCCGAGGAGCAGGGTGTCGGCTCATCGATCTTCGGCTCGATGGTCAATCTCTTCGACGGCACGGCGGGGGCGTTCGCCTACCTGGTGTTCATCCTGCTCTACTTCCCGTGCGTGGCGGCCATCGCAGCGGTCTATCGCGAAACCAACCTCGCCTGGACGCTCTTCGCCGGAGCGTGGACGACAGGCCTGGCCTACGTCTTCGCCGTGCTCAGCTACCAGATCGGCACGTGGGGAGCGCACCCCGGCACCTCCGCCGCATGGGTCGCGGTGATGTTGTTGGTGCTTGCCGTCGCGGTGACGCTGATGTATCTGGCCGGGAACGGTGCATTTTCGAAGAGAGAAGGTGCGTGA
- a CDS encoding FeoC-like transcriptional regulator has product MSLTDIRDYLRQEQSASLKQIANHFKADSSLVESMLDHWILKGRVAAKQHDAFGSACCGKCGGMRHKRYEWIN; this is encoded by the coding sequence ATGAGCTTAACTGATATTCGAGACTATCTCCGGCAAGAACAGAGCGCTTCGCTCAAGCAGATCGCGAACCACTTCAAAGCTGATTCTTCGCTGGTCGAGTCGATGCTCGATCACTGGATTCTCAAGGGGCGCGTCGCAGCCAAGCAGCACGATGCGTTCGGATCGGCCTGTTGCGGCAAGTGCGGCGGGATGAGGCACAAACGGTATGAGTGGATCAACTGA
- a CDS encoding YnbE family lipoprotein — translation MKRVTVFPLRATMLLLAGLMIGGCSPTVKVQAPDKPITINMNIKIDHEIRVKVDRDIDNALNKRTDIF, via the coding sequence ATGAAAAGAGTGACCGTTTTTCCCTTGCGTGCAACCATGCTGTTGCTTGCAGGCCTGATGATCGGTGGTTGCAGCCCTACGGTGAAGGTGCAGGCGCCTGACAAGCCGATTACCATCAACATGAATATCAAGATTGACCATGAGATCAGGGTCAAGGTTGATCGTGACATCGACAACGCGCTCAACAAGAGAACAGACATTTTCTAA
- a CDS encoding YdbL family protein, whose amino-acid sequence MQMNKAYRKAALAKTVVLFITLLFAFTSSAFALDLETALTKGLVGEVDDGYIAIPPKAGNEAAELVDEVNGKRLDVYKEIAEKNGISVEATGQRTFQKRYPDFPAGTWVKIQGTWSQK is encoded by the coding sequence ATGCAGATGAACAAAGCTTATCGTAAGGCAGCGCTGGCAAAGACCGTCGTTCTTTTTATCACGTTGCTTTTTGCATTCACGTCGTCAGCTTTCGCGCTCGATTTAGAAACGGCGCTGACCAAGGGATTGGTTGGGGAGGTTGATGACGGTTATATCGCTATTCCGCCCAAGGCGGGGAATGAAGCCGCCGAGCTTGTCGATGAGGTCAATGGAAAACGCCTTGACGTGTACAAAGAGATCGCCGAAAAGAATGGCATTTCAGTTGAGGCAACCGGCCAGCGCACCTTCCAGAAGCGCTATCCCGACTTCCCGGCAGGTACGTGGGTGAAGATACAGGGAACATGGTCACAGAAGTAG
- the acnB gene encoding bifunctional aconitate hydratase 2/2-methylisocitrate dehydratase, with translation MSLISQYRAHTEERAKLGIPPLPLTADQAVELIALLKENPIQEQEYLVDLFVNHISPGVDDAALEKASFLDAIIRGEASCAAIDAVEAVRILGTMLGGYNVKPMIDALSSADSAVAEAAALALKKTLLVYDSFDTVVELSKTNSYAKEVLESWANGEWFTSKPTLAEKMTLTVFKVPGETNTDDLSPASEAFTRSDIPMHALSMLGSKMDDPIGTIAKLKEKGNPLAYVGDVVGTGSSRKSGINSVQWHLGNDIPAVPNKRTGGVVIGGIVAPIFFNTAEDSGALPIQADVTSMEMGDVIDVYPFKGTIEKNGEVISTFSLEPNTLADEVRAGGRIPLIIGRNLTRKARKVLGLGEESIFSRPEQPADTGKGYTLAQKMVGKACGLDGVRPGMYVEAETLTVGSQDTTGPMTRDEIKELAALSFGADLFMQSFCHTAAYPKPSDVKMHRSLPYFIMSRGGVALKPGDGVIHTWLNRMVLPDTLGTGGDSHTRFPIGCSFPAGSGLVAFAGVTGTMPLNMPESVLVRFKGELQPGITLRDLVNAIPYVAIKKGLLTVEKKGKKNIFAGKVLEIEGLPQLKVEQAFELSDASAERSAAACTVCLDKEPVIEYLESNVKLLGQMIDEGYGDAETIKRRIGKMEEWLKKPELLEPDADAEYAAVIEIDMNEITEPILACPNDPDDVATLSEILADEKRPNNIDEVFVGSCMTNIGHFRALGEVLRDKGQAKAKLWVVPPTKMDMKKLIEEGYYAVYGTAGARTEVPGCSLCMGNQARVADNAVVFSTSTRNFDNRMGKGAQVYLGSAELAAVCALLGEIPTKEKYMEVVGSLAENGDKVYRYLNFHQVSAEELQMLVD, from the coding sequence ATGAGTCTCATCAGTCAGTATCGCGCCCATACAGAGGAACGCGCGAAACTTGGAATTCCGCCGCTTCCGCTGACCGCCGACCAGGCCGTCGAGCTGATCGCTCTGCTCAAGGAGAATCCGATTCAGGAGCAGGAGTATCTTGTCGATCTGTTCGTGAACCACATCAGCCCCGGCGTGGACGATGCGGCGCTCGAGAAAGCTTCGTTCCTCGATGCGATCATTCGCGGCGAAGCATCGTGCGCAGCCATCGATGCAGTCGAGGCGGTTCGCATTCTCGGCACGATGCTCGGCGGCTACAACGTCAAGCCGATGATCGACGCGCTTTCGAGCGCTGATAGCGCAGTTGCCGAAGCCGCCGCACTTGCGCTGAAAAAGACTCTGCTCGTCTATGATTCATTCGACACGGTGGTCGAGCTCTCCAAAACCAACAGCTACGCCAAAGAGGTGCTCGAATCATGGGCCAACGGCGAATGGTTCACCTCGAAGCCGACGCTTGCCGAAAAGATGACCCTGACGGTCTTCAAGGTTCCGGGCGAAACCAACACCGACGATCTCTCCCCGGCCAGCGAGGCCTTTACCCGCAGCGATATTCCGATGCACGCGCTCAGCATGCTCGGCTCCAAGATGGACGACCCGATCGGCACCATCGCCAAGCTCAAAGAGAAGGGCAACCCGCTCGCCTACGTCGGCGACGTGGTCGGCACCGGTTCCAGCCGTAAATCGGGCATTAACTCCGTGCAGTGGCACCTCGGCAACGATATCCCCGCCGTGCCGAACAAGCGCACCGGTGGCGTGGTGATCGGCGGCATCGTAGCTCCGATTTTCTTCAACACCGCCGAAGACTCCGGAGCGCTACCGATTCAGGCCGACGTGACCTCGATGGAGATGGGCGACGTGATCGACGTCTATCCCTTCAAAGGCACTATCGAGAAGAACGGCGAGGTGATCTCAACCTTCTCGCTCGAGCCCAACACGCTGGCCGACGAGGTTCGCGCTGGCGGACGTATTCCGCTCATCATCGGCCGCAACCTCACCCGCAAGGCCCGCAAGGTGCTCGGCCTCGGCGAAGAGTCGATCTTCAGCCGTCCCGAACAGCCCGCCGATACCGGCAAAGGCTACACGCTGGCGCAGAAGATGGTCGGCAAGGCGTGCGGCCTCGATGGCGTTCGCCCCGGCATGTATGTCGAAGCCGAGACCCTCACCGTCGGCTCGCAGGACACCACCGGCCCGATGACCCGCGACGAAATCAAGGAGCTTGCCGCCCTGAGCTTCGGCGCCGATCTTTTCATGCAGAGTTTCTGCCACACGGCGGCCTACCCGAAACCGTCCGACGTGAAGATGCACCGCAGCTTGCCGTACTTCATCATGAGCCGCGGCGGCGTGGCGCTCAAACCGGGCGACGGCGTCATCCACACCTGGCTGAACCGCATGGTGCTGCCCGATACGCTCGGCACCGGCGGCGACTCGCACACTCGCTTCCCGATCGGCTGCTCCTTCCCGGCAGGCTCTGGCCTCGTAGCCTTCGCAGGCGTGACCGGCACCATGCCGCTCAACATGCCCGAGTCGGTGCTCGTGCGCTTCAAGGGCGAACTCCAGCCCGGTATCACCCTGCGTGATCTGGTCAACGCCATTCCGTACGTCGCCATCAAAAAAGGCCTCCTGACTGTCGAGAAAAAGGGCAAGAAGAACATCTTCGCCGGTAAAGTACTGGAAATCGAAGGCTTGCCGCAGCTGAAGGTCGAGCAGGCGTTCGAGCTTTCTGATGCCTCTGCCGAGCGCAGCGCCGCGGCCTGCACCGTGTGCCTCGACAAGGAGCCGGTCATCGAGTATCTCGAGTCCAACGTCAAGCTGCTCGGCCAGATGATCGACGAGGGCTACGGTGACGCCGAAACCATCAAGCGCCGCATCGGCAAGATGGAGGAGTGGCTCAAGAAGCCGGAGCTGCTCGAACCGGATGCCGACGCCGAGTACGCAGCGGTCATCGAGATCGACATGAACGAAATCACCGAACCGATCCTGGCCTGCCCGAACGATCCTGACGACGTGGCCACGCTCAGCGAGATTCTTGCTGACGAGAAGCGCCCGAACAACATTGACGAGGTGTTCGTCGGAAGCTGCATGACCAACATCGGCCACTTCCGCGCCCTTGGCGAAGTGCTGCGCGACAAGGGTCAGGCGAAAGCCAAGCTTTGGGTTGTGCCGCCGACCAAGATGGACATGAAAAAGCTCATCGAAGAGGGCTACTATGCAGTTTATGGTACTGCCGGTGCTCGCACCGAGGTGCCAGGCTGTTCGCTTTGCATGGGCAACCAGGCTCGCGTGGCGGACAACGCCGTGGTCTTCTCGACCAGCACGCGCAACTTCGACAACCGCATGGGCAAAGGCGCGCAGGTCTATCTCGGCTCCGCCGAACTGGCCGCTGTCTGCGCACTGCTTGGCGAGATTCCGACCAAAGAGAAGTACATGGAGGTCGTCGGCTCGCTTGCCGAGAATGGCGACAAGGTCTATCGCTACCTGAACTTCCATCAGGTGAGCGCCGAAGAGCTGCAAATGCTCGTCGATTAA
- a CDS encoding DUF2023 family protein, which produces MKVLIHHIYEFRKGLRSLVMHTLPVGKMAEATARLRRFGIDYHIHAAGTKTINVFFGAPECVTVVRLICGEKKLRDLTPEEDFVLGSMLGYDIRKQCERYLKKSAMDATSKPLMQKCA; this is translated from the coding sequence ATGAAAGTTCTGATCCATCATATTTACGAATTCCGCAAAGGGCTGCGGAGTCTGGTAATGCACACCCTGCCCGTTGGAAAGATGGCCGAGGCGACAGCCAGATTGCGCAGGTTCGGCATCGACTACCACATTCATGCGGCTGGAACAAAGACGATCAACGTGTTTTTCGGCGCCCCGGAATGCGTGACGGTTGTCCGGTTGATCTGCGGGGAGAAGAAGCTCCGCGATCTGACACCGGAGGAGGATTTTGTGCTCGGCTCGATGCTCGGTTACGATATTCGCAAGCAGTGTGAACGGTATCTGAAAAAAAGCGCGATGGACGCCACCAGCAAGCCGCTCATGCAGAAGTGCGCATGA
- a CDS encoding intermembrane phospholipid transport protein YdbH family protein produces the protein MTFTDCSAQLFGVRASAPKVEFNLRNKRTAFELKVDNVPLAELSPKTGKAAITGKLSGVIPVEYLDSTIRINNGTIDAEKGTKIAFKTDKTTVTFDAGHRPSESPLIANLNALVSLDTVDGSLSAITLKSFSARLLDGRINSTPARYDLDSGTTAATINIDNASILDRLRLQGEFSGKLKGRISGSFPVRLTRNGFAIDNARLSAQGSSSILQTVAIPPSSGEERLFSKAGSSEVQWDFTDPVIVLNRAPAGKVTMDINLKSLKRKTGSGELLLTSPKGKLTMFAHPARPTLLSLSDFSAGLLDGTVAVERMDYDLATKHTETRVQLNGIPIQSLLDLQGASKLSATGTIRATIPLVLDNNAFSIPDGNMDAETKGTITYSTTPEERAAAGAGMRLTYEALGNFFYSELISTITMTPDGNSLISIKLKGRNPDFQNNRPVNLNLNIEQNLLDLFRSLTLSSDIEEAISKKALENSQKK, from the coding sequence ATAACTTTCACCGACTGCTCGGCACAGCTTTTCGGCGTCAGAGCTTCCGCTCCGAAAGTTGAATTCAACCTCCGAAACAAGCGCACGGCATTCGAGCTTAAGGTCGATAACGTGCCGCTTGCGGAGCTTTCGCCGAAAACCGGGAAAGCTGCTATAACCGGCAAACTCAGTGGCGTTATTCCTGTCGAGTACCTCGACTCTACAATCCGGATCAACAACGGGACCATTGATGCCGAGAAAGGTACAAAGATCGCTTTCAAGACCGACAAGACGACCGTCACGTTTGATGCGGGACACCGCCCAAGCGAATCGCCGCTTATCGCAAATCTCAACGCGCTGGTGAGCCTCGATACCGTCGATGGCTCTCTGTCGGCGATTACACTCAAGTCCTTTTCGGCCCGGTTGCTGGACGGACGCATCAACTCGACACCGGCCCGGTACGATCTCGATTCAGGTACAACGGCCGCTACCATCAACATTGACAACGCTTCGATTCTTGACCGTCTGCGCTTGCAAGGCGAGTTCAGCGGCAAACTGAAGGGCAGGATTTCCGGCTCGTTTCCTGTTCGTCTCACACGCAATGGTTTTGCTATCGATAATGCCAGGCTCTCAGCCCAAGGCTCCAGCTCGATCCTGCAGACGGTGGCGATACCGCCATCATCCGGGGAGGAGAGGCTGTTCTCGAAGGCGGGAAGCAGTGAGGTGCAATGGGATTTCACCGATCCGGTCATTGTGCTGAACCGCGCTCCAGCAGGCAAAGTGACGATGGACATCAATCTCAAAAGCCTGAAACGCAAGACTGGCAGCGGTGAGTTGCTTCTCACGTCGCCCAAAGGCAAGCTCACGATGTTCGCTCATCCTGCCCGTCCGACACTGCTTTCCTTGTCTGACTTTTCGGCGGGCCTTCTCGATGGCACGGTTGCTGTCGAGCGCATGGATTACGACCTTGCAACGAAGCATACTGAAACCCGCGTGCAGCTCAACGGCATTCCCATCCAGTCACTGCTTGACCTGCAAGGTGCTTCCAAACTTTCTGCGACCGGCACTATCCGCGCGACGATTCCGCTCGTGCTCGACAACAACGCATTCAGCATTCCTGATGGCAACATGGATGCGGAGACGAAGGGAACCATCACCTATTCGACCACCCCGGAAGAGCGTGCCGCTGCCGGGGCCGGTATGCGCCTGACCTACGAAGCGCTTGGCAATTTCTTCTACTCCGAACTGATCTCTACCATCACCATGACGCCTGACGGCAACTCCCTGATTTCGATCAAGCTCAAAGGTCGCAATCCCGATTTCCAGAACAATCGCCCGGTGAACCTCAACCTCAACATTGAGCAAAACCTGCTCGACCTTTTCAGAAGTCTCACGCTTTCATCGGACATCGAAGAGGCGATCTCGAAGAAGGCGCTGGAGAACAGCCAGAAGAAATAA
- the queA gene encoding tRNA preQ1(34) S-adenosylmethionine ribosyltransferase-isomerase QueA, protein MRVEEFDYTLPEERIATYPPAERGSTRLIVLDRAADSITHSVYASLHERLRPGDLLVLNNSKVIRARLIANKPTGGRIELMLLEKHEGVQNLALYRGRLKVGDRLLAHGAELTVEALPDHGVARLSCDTANLTELFEAHGSVPIPPYLKRDAEEVDRERYQTVFAELPGSVAAPTASLNLTDELLEKIKAKGVDVVHITLHVGLGTFLPIRSETFEEHVMHREFYNIPESSAHKIGEAKARGGRVVAVGTTVTRALEHAAPRLLDSDFSQEVSGEADIFIYPGYEFRIIDALLTNFHAPRSTVLMLTAAFAGKELLRRAYQEALERDYRFLSYGDSMFIS, encoded by the coding sequence ATGAGGGTCGAAGAGTTCGACTACACCCTTCCCGAAGAGCGCATCGCAACCTACCCGCCAGCCGAACGCGGCTCGACGCGGCTGATCGTGCTCGACCGGGCGGCGGATTCGATCACCCATTCAGTTTACGCTTCGCTGCACGAGCGACTCCGTCCGGGTGACCTGCTCGTGCTGAACAATAGCAAGGTGATCCGTGCGCGGCTCATTGCTAACAAGCCGACCGGCGGACGCATCGAACTGATGTTGCTCGAAAAGCACGAAGGCGTGCAGAACCTCGCGCTCTACCGTGGACGGCTGAAGGTCGGCGACCGCTTGCTGGCGCACGGCGCGGAACTTACGGTCGAAGCGCTGCCCGACCACGGCGTCGCGCGTCTCTCGTGCGACACGGCGAACCTTACCGAATTGTTCGAAGCGCACGGCTCCGTGCCGATTCCGCCCTACCTCAAGCGCGACGCCGAAGAGGTGGATCGCGAGCGCTACCAGACGGTGTTCGCCGAGCTGCCCGGCTCGGTTGCCGCGCCGACCGCCTCGCTCAATCTCACCGACGAGCTGCTCGAAAAAATCAAGGCCAAGGGAGTCGATGTCGTCCACATCACGCTGCACGTTGGGCTCGGCACTTTTCTGCCGATCCGCTCCGAGACCTTCGAGGAGCACGTCATGCACCGCGAGTTTTACAACATCCCCGAATCGAGCGCCCACAAGATCGGTGAGGCCAAAGCCCGTGGCGGGAGAGTCGTCGCCGTCGGCACCACGGTCACCCGCGCGCTCGAACACGCCGCACCCCGTTTGCTCGATAGCGATTTTTCGCAGGAGGTCAGTGGTGAGGCGGACATCTTTATCTATCCCGGCTACGAGTTCAGAATTATCGACGCCCTGCTCACCAACTTCCATGCCCCACGTTCCACGGTGCTCATGCTCACCGCCGCTTTTGCAGGAAAAGAGCTGCTGAGGCGAGCCTACCAGGAAGCCCTCGAACGCGACTACCGTTTTCTAAGCTATGGTGACAGCATGTTTATCAGTTGA
- the hisD gene encoding histidinol dehydrogenase: MLTIYTFPQDEAALKEQLNRTVSFDPEAQKTVDEILHRVRTEGDKAILDYTERFQGVRLESMMVPQEEIDAAYAESDPEFISILEEAYANITAFHRNEAEKSFFYEQKGGVILGQRVTPMEKALLYVPGGKAAYPSSVLMNAAPAQVAGVDEIYMTTPCDAEGKVNPHILAAAKVAGITSVYRLGGAQAVAAFAYGTASIPKVDIVTGPGNKYVALAKKQVFGHVSIDSIAGPSEVVVIADEKADPEFIVMDMFAQAEHDPDASAVLITPSAAVAKAVQEAAARLASTMLRGEVITKALTDNGGIVVTNSMQEACKVSDMIAPEHLELHVENPWEILPDLRHAGAIFMGPWSCETVGDYFAGPNHTLPTNGTARFFSPLSVRDFVKHTSIIAWSKGELGRAGEKIARFADHEGLQAHAEAVRVRLKKL; this comes from the coding sequence GTGCTAACGATCTATACTTTTCCTCAGGACGAAGCCGCCCTCAAAGAACAACTCAACCGGACGGTATCGTTTGATCCCGAAGCGCAGAAGACGGTCGATGAGATTCTGCATCGGGTCAGAACCGAGGGCGACAAAGCTATCCTCGACTACACCGAGCGCTTTCAGGGGGTTCGGCTCGAAAGCATGATGGTGCCGCAGGAGGAGATCGATGCTGCCTACGCGGAGTCAGATCCGGAGTTCATCTCGATCCTCGAAGAGGCGTATGCCAATATCACGGCGTTTCATCGTAACGAGGCGGAGAAAAGTTTTTTCTACGAGCAGAAGGGGGGAGTGATTCTCGGCCAGCGCGTGACGCCGATGGAGAAAGCGCTGCTCTACGTACCGGGCGGCAAGGCGGCCTACCCGTCGTCGGTGCTGATGAACGCCGCGCCCGCGCAGGTGGCTGGCGTCGATGAAATCTACATGACCACGCCTTGTGATGCCGAGGGCAAGGTCAACCCGCACATTCTCGCCGCAGCGAAGGTCGCGGGCATCACGAGCGTTTACCGCCTTGGCGGGGCGCAGGCCGTGGCGGCGTTCGCCTACGGCACGGCGTCGATTCCGAAGGTGGACATCGTCACCGGCCCCGGCAACAAATATGTCGCGCTGGCCAAGAAGCAGGTGTTCGGCCACGTCTCCATCGACAGCATCGCCGGGCCGTCCGAGGTGGTGGTGATTGCAGACGAGAAGGCCGATCCGGAGTTCATCGTGATGGACATGTTCGCCCAGGCCGAGCACGATCCGGACGCTTCGGCAGTGCTTATCACGCCGTCCGCCGCAGTTGCCAAGGCGGTGCAGGAAGCTGCCGCTCGTCTCGCCAGCACGATGCTGCGCGGCGAAGTCATCACCAAAGCGCTCACGGACAACGGCGGCATAGTCGTCACGAACTCGATGCAGGAGGCCTGCAAGGTGTCGGACATGATCGCGCCGGAGCACCTCGAACTGCACGTCGAAAATCCATGGGAGATTCTGCCCGACCTGCGCCACGCCGGCGCGATTTTCATGGGGCCGTGGTCGTGCGAGACGGTTGGCGACTACTTCGCCGGGCCGAACCACACGCTGCCGACCAACGGCACGGCGCGTTTCTTCTCGCCGCTCTCGGTGCGCGATTTTGTGAAGCACACCTCCATCATCGCCTGGTCGAAGGGTGAACTCGGAAGGGCCGGGGAGAAGATCGCCCGCTTCGCCGACCACGAGGGGCTTCAGGCTCACGCCGAAGCGGTTCGCGTCAGACTGAAAAAGCTATGA